GGCGTCCTCGTCGAACTTCAGGATCTTCGCCATGACAGCGGGAGCCCTCTCGGAAATCTGTGGGTGGTGAGACAACTGCGCCCCGGGCGCCCGGCTTCGTTATCGGTCGCGGGGGCCAGGGGCGCAGCTCAAGAGCAGAAGGTGCTCGAGGTGATCACTTCTCGATGACCGCGAGCACGTCGCGGGCCGAGAGGACGAGGTACTCCTCGCCGTTGTACTTCACCTCGGTGCCGCCGTACTTGCTGTAAAGGACGACGTCGCCGACCTTGACGTCGAGCGGAAGGCGCTCGCCGTTCTCGAAGCGGCCCGGGCCCACGGCGAGGACGGCGCCCTCCTGGGGCTTCTCCTTCGCGGTGTCCGGGATGACCAGGCCAGAGGCGGTGGTCTGCTCCGCATCCAGCGGCTGGACCACGATGCGGTCCTCGAGCGGCTTGATGGCAACCTTGGAGCTGGTGGTCGTCACGATCCGACCTCCCCCTTCGGAGATCTCACGGGGTTAACTGTCTGAGGTGGCGACCAGGTCGATCCGTCGTCGCGGGTGCCGGACCTGCCCGTCGCGTTGTTGGCACTCTCCCTGGGGGAGTGCCAGAGCCGAGACTATGACCGCGATTAGCACTCGGTCAAGCGGAGTGCCAATGCCGTGCGGCGCGTCGGCCGAATCGCGTGCTCCCCCGGCTCCTTTGTGCGCCGGCGCGCCGCGTGCGGAGCGGGTTCGAGCCGCCGATGCGCCCGTCCCATCGGTTCGGGCCGCCGGTGCGCCCGTCCGCCCGGTACGGGCCGCCGATGCGCCCCCTGCCGATCAGTTCAGGTAGTCCTCCAGCCGTCCCACCGTCAGCCCCCGCTGCTGCACCCGGCGCAGCAGCCGGGCCGTGCGCTCGCGCAGGCTCGGGCCCGTCGTCTCGTCGGGGCCGACCAGGATGATGTCGCCGGGGCGCAGCCGGTGCTCGCCGTGGAAGTAGACGAGGTCGGCCGGGGTCATCGCGGCGCGCCACAGGACGACCGCCGAGATGCCGCAGCCGGACGCGGCGTGCAGGGTGGTGGCGTCGTACGAGCCGTAGGGCGGACGGAAGAGACGGGGGCGTACGCCGAGGCGGGCGGCGAGCCGGTCCTGCTGGCCGCAGATCTCGGCCCGCTGCCCGGCGTACGGCAGCCCGGCCAGCGCGCGGTGGTCGACGGTGTGGTTCTCGATGCCGGCGCCCAGCCGGCGCAGGCGGGCGAAGTGGCCGTAGCCGGGGCCGGCGATGCTGTCGGTGAGGAACATGCTGACCGGCAGCCCCAGTTCCCGGACCATGTCGACGAAGCGGGGGTCCCGGTCGGCGCCGTCGTCGTAGGTGAGGAAGACGACCCGGTCGCGGGTGGGGATGTGGTCGACGACGCGGGGCAGGGGCCGGCCGGCCGTACCCGGGGGCAGGGGCAGGGCGCGGGCGTCGGGTCGCGGCGGGCGGGCGAGGGGCTCGGCCAGGCCCCAGCGGCGGTAGTTCTCGTCCGGGGCGGCGCCGTGCGGCCGTACCCCCTCGGCGGCCTTCCTGCCGAGCCGCTCGATGGGGTCGACGGACTGGGCGCAGCCGGCCAGGAGGAGGGCCGAGGCGAGGAGCGCGAGGGCGCGCCGGGCGGTGCGGCACCGTCCGGAACGGGTTCTCCCGTGTCGTGCCCCCGGCCTCACAGGTAGTCCTCCAGGCGGGCCACGGCGTAGCCCTCGCGCGTGACCTTGTTCAGGAAGCGGCGCATGTCGTCGGTCATCGTGCCGTTCCAGTCGGAGCGGCCGCGGAAGTGGGTGAGGACGATGTCGCCGCGGTGGATCCGCTGGTCCTCCTCGCGGTACTCCCAGTGGTCGACGAAGACCTCCTCGTTCCAGATCGGCGCGTACGTGATGCCGCAGGACTTGGCGGCGCGCAGGGTGTCCTGGTTGTAGTTGCCGTACGGCGGCCGGAAGAGCGTCGGGCGCCTGCCGAACCGCCGCTCCATGATGTCCTGCATGGCGCAGATCTCGGTCCTCTGCTGCTCGTAGGACAGACCCGGCAGGTAGGGGTGGTGCAGGGTGTGGTTGTTCAGGGTGTGGCCGTAGGACTGCATCCTGCGGAAGTACCCGTAGTCGTCCTTGATCAGGTAGTTGCTGAGGAACGCGGTGTACGGGATCCTCAGGTCCTCCATCATCCGCAGGAAGTCCGGGTCCTTCTCCGCGCCGTCGTCGATCGTGAGGAAGACGATCTTCTGCCGGGTGGGCACGCTGGTGAAGACCGGGGGCAGGTCCCAGTCCTCCTGGTGACTCACCTCGAACCCGGCCCGCGCGGTGATCAGCGGCTTGTGCGCGGGCGGCGGGGGCGGGGTCAGCGGGACCTCGTCGAGCCCCCAGCGCCGGGCGGCGGCGACCAGCCGGGCGTGCTCGGCCCGGCGGGCGTCCTCGGCGGCCCGGCGGGCGCTCTGGGCGCCCGGGTGGGGTCGGGGGCCCGGGGTGTGCGCGGGGCCGCCCTCACCAGGCGCGGGACGGGGCTCGGCGCGGGGCGCGCCGGAGCCGGTACAGCCCGACAGGAGCGCGGAACCCGCCAGCGCGACGGCTCCGCAGACCAGGACCAGACGCGCGAGACGCGTCCGGTTCTTATCGTTTTGTACGACGACTCGCATGATGCCGGATCCTCGCAGGCGCCGCCCCGGAACCCGCGGCAACACCGCCGCCGGCGGCGGGCCGTCCACCGACTGGCCGACAATGACCGGGTGAACGACCTCGCTCTCCTCCTCACCCCCGAAGGCCGTGCCCTCCTCGACGAGGTCCGCGACACCGCCCCGGCCGACGAACTCGCCGTCGCCACCCGGCTGCGCCGCGACCACCCGGCCGCGCTGGTGTCGGCGGCGCTCGGCCAGGCCCGGCTGCGGCAGCGGGCGGCGGCGAAGTTCGGGGCGGCGGACGCGGGGCGGATGTTCTTCACGCCGAACGGGGTCGAGCAGTCGACGCGGGCGAGCGTGGCGGCGTACCGCGCCGAGCGGCTGGCCGGCCTCGGTGTGACCTCGGTGGCCGACCTGTGCTGCGGGATCGGCGGGGACGCGATCGCGTTCGCCCGGGCGGGGATCCGGGTGCTCGCCGTGGACCGGGACCCGCTGACGGCCGCGACGGCGCGGGCGAACGCCGAGGCGCTGGGGCTCGGCGAGCTGATCGAGGTGCGGGAGGCGGACGTCACGCAGGTGGAGACGGGCGGGTACGACGCCGTGTTCGTCGACCCGGCGCGGCGCGGCGGGCGGGGCCGCGTCTTCGACCCCGAGGCCTACTCCCCTCCCCTGTCCTGGGCGGTCGAGGCCGCCCGTACCGCGCCCCGCGCCGCGCTGAAGGTCGCGCCCGGCATCCCGCACGAGGCGGTGCCCGCCGACGCCGAGGCCGAGTGGGTCTCGGACGGCGGCGACGTGAAGGAGGCGGTGCTGTGGTTCGGCACCGAGCCGGGCGCGGTGCGCGCCACCCTGCTGCCCGGCCCGCGCACCCTGCGCGGCAAGGGGCTGCCCGATCCCGGGGTGCGGCCGGTGGGCCGCTATCTGTACGAGCCCGACGGCGCCGTCATCCGCGCCCATCTGGTCGCCGAGGCGGCCGAACAACTGGACGGCGGTCTCATCGACCCCACCATCGCCTACGTCACCGCCGACGAACTGCGCCCGACGCCGTACGCCTCCGCCTACGAGATCACCGACCACCTCCCCTTCAACATCAAGAAGCTGAAGGCGCTGCTGCGGGAGCGGGAGGTCGGCACGCTGACCGTGAAGAAGCGCGGTTCGGCCGTCGAGCCGGAGGAACTGCGCCGGAAGGTCAAGCCGCAGGGCCCGAACGCGGCGACCGTGTTCCTGACCCGGGTGGCGGGGGCACCGGCGATGCTCGTGGGGCGGCCGGTCTAGGCCCCGGGCGTGGGCTCGGCCGCCCGGCGCAGCAGCAGGTCGCGTTCCGGGCCGTTGCGGGCGAGGGCGGCGGCGCGGGTGAACTCCGTGCGGGCCTCGGCCGTGCGGCCCAGGCGGGCGAGGAGGTCGCCGCGGACGCTGGGCAGCAGGTGATAGCCGCGCAGGGCGGGTTCGGCGGCGAGGGCGTCCACCAGTTTCAGGCCCTCGGCGGGGCCGTCGGCCATGGACACGGCGACCGCGCGGTTCAGCTCCACCACGGGCGAGGGGGCGCGGGCGGCCAGCAGGCCGTACAGGGTGGCGATGGTGCGCCAGTCGGTCTCCTCGTACGTGTGGGCGCGGGCGTGGCAGGCGGCGATGGCCGCCTGGAGGGCGTAGGGGCCGGGGGCGCCGGTCGCGGTGGCGCCGGCGCGCTCCAGTGCCCGGACGCCGCGGGCGATGAGCAGGCGGTTCCAGCGGCGCCGGTTCTGGTCCTTCAGCAGCACCGGCTCGCCGTGGGGGCCGGTGCGGGCGGCCGCGCGGGAGGCCTGGAACTCGAGCAGCGCGGTCAGCGCGTGCACCTCCGGCTCCTTCGGCATCAGCGCGGACAGCACGCGGGCCAGCCGCAGCGCGTCCTCGCACAGGCCGGGGCGGAGCAGGTCGTCGCCGGCGGTCGCCGCGTACCCCTCGTTGAAGATCAGGTAGATGACGTCCAGGACCGAGCCGAGGCGGGCCTCGCGGTCGGGGCCGCAGGGCACCTCGAAGGCGACGTTCTTCTTCGCCAGGGTGCGTTTGGCGCGCACGATGCGCTGGGCGATCGTGGGCTCCGGGACCAGGTGGGCGCGGGCGATCTCGGCCGTGGTCAGGCCGCCGAGCAGCCGCAGGGTGAGCGCGGTACGGGCCTCGCGCGACAGCACCGGGTGGCAGGCGGTGAACACCAGCCGGAGCAGGTCGTCGTCGATGTCGTCCGGATCGGCGGGGACCTCCGGCGGCGCCGCCGTCTCCAGGTCCCGGCCGATCTCGGCGAGCTTGCGGGCGTAGGTCTCGCGGCGCCGGACCAGGTCGACGGCGCGGTGCCGGGCGGTGGCCATGAGCCAGGCGCCGGGGTTGTCGGGCACCCCGTCGCGCGGCCACCGCTCCAGGGCGGCGACCAGCGCGTCCTGGGCCAGCTCCTCGGCGATCCCGACGTCCCGCACGATCCGGGCGGCTCCGGCGATGACCCGGGGCGACTCCAGCCGGAACACGGTCTCGATGGCATGGGCGGCGGCGGACCGGGAGGCGGTCCCGGCGGGTGCCGCCGCCCGGGCGGACTCCGGGGCCGTCGCGGCCTCCCGTGTCTCCGGGACCCGGGGTGCGCTGTGCC
This genomic interval from Streptomyces sp. NBC_00557 contains the following:
- a CDS encoding RNA polymerase sigma factor translates to METVFRLESPRVIAGAARIVRDVGIAEELAQDALVAALERWPRDGVPDNPGAWLMATARHRAVDLVRRRETYARKLAEIGRDLETAAPPEVPADPDDIDDDLLRLVFTACHPVLSREARTALTLRLLGGLTTAEIARAHLVPEPTIAQRIVRAKRTLAKKNVAFEVPCGPDREARLGSVLDVIYLIFNEGYAATAGDDLLRPGLCEDALRLARVLSALMPKEPEVHALTALLEFQASRAAARTGPHGEPVLLKDQNRRRWNRLLIARGVRALERAGATATGAPGPYALQAAIAACHARAHTYEETDWRTIATLYGLLAARAPSPVVELNRAVAVSMADGPAEGLKLVDALAAEPALRGYHLLPSVRGDLLARLGRTAEARTEFTRAAALARNGPERDLLLRRAAEPTPGA
- the groES gene encoding co-chaperone GroES; translated protein: MTTTSSKVAIKPLEDRIVVQPLDAEQTTASGLVIPDTAKEKPQEGAVLAVGPGRFENGERLPLDVKVGDVVLYSKYGGTEVKYNGEEYLVLSARDVLAVIEK
- a CDS encoding THUMP-like domain-containing protein, which gives rise to MNDLALLLTPEGRALLDEVRDTAPADELAVATRLRRDHPAALVSAALGQARLRQRAAAKFGAADAGRMFFTPNGVEQSTRASVAAYRAERLAGLGVTSVADLCCGIGGDAIAFARAGIRVLAVDRDPLTAATARANAEALGLGELIEVREADVTQVETGGYDAVFVDPARRGGRGRVFDPEAYSPPLSWAVEAARTAPRAALKVAPGIPHEAVPADAEAEWVSDGGDVKEAVLWFGTEPGAVRATLLPGPRTLRGKGLPDPGVRPVGRYLYEPDGAVIRAHLVAEAAEQLDGGLIDPTIAYVTADELRPTPYASAYEITDHLPFNIKKLKALLREREVGTLTVKKRGSAVEPEELRRKVKPQGPNAATVFLTRVAGAPAMLVGRPV
- a CDS encoding polysaccharide deacetylase family protein — protein: MRVVVQNDKNRTRLARLVLVCGAVALAGSALLSGCTGSGAPRAEPRPAPGEGGPAHTPGPRPHPGAQSARRAAEDARRAEHARLVAAARRWGLDEVPLTPPPPPAHKPLITARAGFEVSHQEDWDLPPVFTSVPTRQKIVFLTIDDGAEKDPDFLRMMEDLRIPYTAFLSNYLIKDDYGYFRRMQSYGHTLNNHTLHHPYLPGLSYEQQRTEICAMQDIMERRFGRRPTLFRPPYGNYNQDTLRAAKSCGITYAPIWNEEVFVDHWEYREEDQRIHRGDIVLTHFRGRSDWNGTMTDDMRRFLNKVTREGYAVARLEDYL
- a CDS encoding polysaccharide deacetylase family protein, encoding MRPGARHGRTRSGRCRTARRALALLASALLLAGCAQSVDPIERLGRKAAEGVRPHGAAPDENYRRWGLAEPLARPPRPDARALPLPPGTAGRPLPRVVDHIPTRDRVVFLTYDDGADRDPRFVDMVRELGLPVSMFLTDSIAGPGYGHFARLRRLGAGIENHTVDHRALAGLPYAGQRAEICGQQDRLAARLGVRPRLFRPPYGSYDATTLHAASGCGISAVVLWRAAMTPADLVYFHGEHRLRPGDIILVGPDETTGPSLRERTARLLRRVQQRGLTVGRLEDYLN